The nucleotide window AATGTTCTTTTACTCCCAGCCCACAAATTAAGTGCTCTCAGTAATAATGGGGAAAAAGGATAACTGTGTATAAATTATGCTGACCTGCATATGTTTTAGTAATGAGTGGTGCACAATACTTCTCAATTTTTCAGTATATTCAATTTCATACCTATGGACCAATCACAATCTTTTGAGTAGCAAATCtcctaaaaataaatctgtatttatttgaaccttaaaaaatactgatgacTTTCTCTTGTGTaacttcttccttttccaaaaaGTATGCAAACAATCTCAGAAAGGACACTAAAAAGCAACTATAAATTCTGCAGTCAACAGTATGGTATCATGGCTTCCACCATGCACAAGGATCCTGTATGCTTACAGCTGATGGTTTACATTAAGAAGACATGACAGAGCGCTCGCTTCAGCATACTAAATGtactaaaaaaagaagacatgataGCTATCTTGAAACACTTAAAGGGCTGCCATGAAGAAAgtataaacttaatttttttgtgttcCTGAGGTAGGACAAGTCATACAGAAGCAGATTTCTGATATAATGAAAGAACTTTCTatctaaaaattgaaaaagaatcaCTTAAGGTAGTGAATACTGTAACACTAAAAATGTTTATGAATAGAAGACTGGGTTTTAGGAATGACATAGAAAAGGTAAGTACTTGATAAAAAGAGCTAAACTACATGATCATAAACATCaccttcatttaaaatgttcttagATTTTCCTcaggagcctgtgtggctcagccgttaagcgtctgccttcggcttgggtcatgagcccaggatcctaggatcgagccctgcatcaggctccctgctcagagggaagcctgcttttccctctcccactccccctgcttgtgttccctctctcactgtgcctctgtcaaataaaatcttttttaaaaactaaaaattaaaataaaaataaaataaaatgttcttagaTTTTAACACTTAAACgcaagatggggtgcctgggtggctcagtcagttaagtgtctgcattcagctcaggtcatgatcccaggctccttgatcgggggagcctgcttcttcctctccctttcctgcttcccctgcttgttttctctctctctcttaatcttttaaaaaatacttaaaccCAAGTTTTGGTCTGATGTACAACCCAAGTTTTGGTCTGATGTACAACTAATGTACATAACATTATGTAAGACTATGCTTAACTGTCCAATGTTTAAGTCTGTGTAAGCTAGCTGAACATCATCCCTTCATAGAGACTAAATGACATTTTAGATAGTGGAAGCTCCTATCCTTATCTTTTTGACTTTGTGACCCAATTTTCTATGTATAAAGCTCAATTAAATTTACTTgaaattttatgtgaatttttagaatttttagaatttttagatCAGGCTTGAGACAACTGGAATCCACAAGTGAAGGACAGGAAAATTTTAACCGTTTCACTGTTTCATCATCACCACTAAAATTCAGAGAATTTagaaaaatgaggaaggacaGAAAATGGATAACTGGAATCTAATAACTCCTCTACTACACCAGACTTGCTATTAGAACTACTATTTGGGCGGTATAACTAACTTGGCTTATATATTCATATTGGTCCCAGATACCCACTGAGGTACtaagaaaaaagggaacaaaaatcCTGAGTAAGCTAAGCTAGAACATACATCCTAGAAGTACATGGGAGATTCATTATACTTTTGTACATGTTTGAAAATTCcatagcaaaaattaaaataaaaagagtccccccacacaaaaaataaaattcagctaTCGAATAACATAGGCAGgatgttggtttattttttaagccaAAGGAATAACAAATAATACTTCAGCATCCATTTCATCTTATCCAAATTTGCCTCAActcaaatctgaaaatatttaactGCTAGAGTATCTCACAcacagactcttaatttcagagGAAAAGTTCTTAAGCACTACCTAGAAACAGTTTCATTACCAaaattgaataatatttcactggaACATGGAAGTGAAAAATGGTACCACATagcaagttttcttttatttaatccaAGATGCATAGTAGTTTTATATAAGACTTCATAATTATTATAGTCCACTATAAAAATAATTGTGATACTTTAGAATTGCTTTTAGTAACTATAATTATTGTGTTTCCTCTATATTTCTTGGGATTTTCAAAACCTAGAAAAAGTTATCCATCTTATGTCTGTTTAACAGCTAAGACTTCCATTAAGAGTGAGAAAAGCTGCAATATTAGCGTACCATTAGGCTAGATTCTAAGTCCTGGATCTGAACTTATTTACCTGGAACATGTCACTTAAGCCTGCTGGGTCATGATGCTCATCCATAGAGTAATTCCAGCTAAATGATTCTAAAGACTCCATCTAGTTCTGAATTGTACAATATTATAATGTTCATAGTATACTCCTTCAATGACAGGTACTATATCCTTATGCTAACTATCACCATAAAGCACTGTGGATGAACCCACACAAAACGTGCAAGCCAGAAACATGTAAACAAacatgaattaaaagaaaaaaaaaactggtttgaAATATGGGTTAAATATTAAGGGCATTTACTTTCTTATCTAGAAAGCATCAACACTACTACAGGCTAAGCTCTGGAAAGTTGTAAAAATTCAACCAAGACTCTTGAATAGAAAGGAAAATCTCTTAATAGTAATTATTTGACACCCAATGTCTGTGGTACCCATGTGCCTACCCAGCATTTATATGAGAGGAAGATGTTACTCTCATGGGATACTGAAATCAAGAGTATGGAGTAGAATATACTCTTTGTTAAATCAGTACAAGTTCAAATTAAGCAGTTGAGAACACCATCTTCCTAGTTAACAATGAACTAatgagattaaatttttttttaatgtaaatgtcTGTTTCAATGTTTCTATTACATAAACAGAGTGAATTCCCTAACTCTAGCACCCACGGAATTTACATAAACGATAGAGATAAACTGTTAGTATTTCAACAGCTCCACTTAATGAAGTCTGAAACTAAGTTAATCCAAGTAAAAAATATGGATTTCTTTTGTAGGAGGGAGTAACTGATAGACATTAGTTTATAATTATGAAATTGAtaaaagcaaacaagaaaaaatttagtAACTAGTGGGCCATGTAGTACACAAATGTGGTatactgtttaaaaacaaaaacaaaaacacatctaCTTTCAGAAACAGCAATAATGAGAATTGCTACCTCAGCTAACCATATTGTAAAAGGACTGCCGAGAGAATGTGAGCTatctaaataaaattatagtGCCATTATGCTGGAGAAAGCTATGCTGGCTATAAGACAGGAAAAGAATAGGCCCTAACGGATCAGTACAGGTAGGCAAGTAATTTGCAGGGGTGGCAGGATAAGAGAAGAGGAATACTTGTATGTAATTTATAACCTAACTCAAAGAATTCAAagatagtagtagtagtaaaaaTCTACAAAATGACTGTGAACCAGAAGTGTTCAGGTTTCTTTAAAGAGCCTGACTGAGACAGTGTATATGTAAAAAAACTGAATGGAGATGTAAGCTGGTATTGTGGTATTGTGATGATTTAACCACAAATGCCTTCCCTATTTAAATATTCCAATCAGTACTGTTAGTACACGTACCTCGGAGAATTCTTTCCTCATGGCAACGAAGAAAGTCCCAGATTCTAACAGTGCCGTCATCAGAGCATGTAGCAAATTTATTATCCGTGGGTGAGAAACTGTTACATGAAGACACACAGCAGGGGAAAGAAGTCAGCATTTAACAGATTATCTGTGCTTCTCagacagggaaaaataaaaacactgtgcTGCGTTATAAACAGGAGAGGAAGTATTCCAACAGTGAAGAAGCCCTTAAAGAGAACGTTGTCAGCTAACAAATGCATCTCATCAAAAGAAGAATTCAACAGAGTAGTTGCTTCTTAGTTTTCAATCAACAATAGTCCAGAACTTTACAAATGTATTATTAGTACTAATGCTTCCCACACTCCCCACAGTACGGTATTTCCTGTCTTACCAACAGAAAATGTGGAACTAGTGTAGAAACTAAATGAATTGTACTTTTGCAATACTCCCTAAACACTCTTAAATCGCAGAGGAATACCGCTCAAAAAATGAGCATCAGCTTCCACCTCAGATGCTTCATGAAACGATAAGCTAAAAAATTCTGGACAAGCTACTTAAAGACTAGTTGCTAAACACCCTACATacaatgtttttcatttatttgaatggTCTGTGGGAAACTCTCACACATTCTCCCTGACAAGCTACTCCATGGATGTTGCACCTTTTTGGGAAAACTTGACCACAGAGACATTCAGACTGTGTTTGAAGCCAGAGATAATCTACTGCAAAGGATTTTTGCCATCTTTCCCTCCCTGTCATGAAAAACCATCAAGTTTCTCATCTATCTCTAAAAACTCTCTTGAACTTTGGAGTCCTGTAACTAACAAAGAACCAACTGTGAAACTCAATGTACAGGCAGGACACTAAAGTACAGTTTTTGCAGGAGCATGTTTATCCAACAATTTTTGTTAAGATTCTGAAAGTAGAAACAAGTGACTGCGGTGGATGATGTTTCTATAAAGATGTCAACCTCCTTCCACACATGGGCGGTACACCCGTAGAGAATGCTGCTTAGCTTTATTCTGAGGCTGCAGCAATTCTTCAGgcttgctttcaagatttttttttccagttttactatACATATCTCACTGATATGTAAAAATATACAactcactgaaaatattttaaactccaCTTATACATTTGCATAACTGATGTTCTCAACAGTGAATCAGAAGTCCTAGAATCTTCTTGACAATGGTTTCCTTACAGTTTCAAAGCTTGAAGAACCCATTCATTATTCCATTAATGTTTGCCACAGCCAGAGTTACTTGTGAGCTTTTAGTCCTACTATACTTTCCTTTTGAAGTCGTGGCATAACCAAGCCAACCAGGTCTTCACTTAAgcctttttttcttgtattttgtgTGAACTCTGAAGGTGTTTTCTGTAGGCTTTAGATTTTATTCAGTTGTATAATTAAAGACTGAATTCTTTATTTGGAATGAAAGATTCTTGTCTTACACAGTAGGTAGTAAAAAGGAATAACGTATACACATTATTAAccataaatgaaaagagaaaaccagTGCAAAATGCGGCAGACAATACATCTCTAACATATTGCAAAGGCTGATACCGGGACAACACTACTTCAGAAAAGTGCCAGCGAAATGGTGAGTGtgtggaaacaaagaaaaatattgtgtttATAGGGTGCAGAAAGTATCCCAGAATCTGACAGAGCCCATGCATCTCTGCACCCAGAATACACTCAGAGAATAATTTAACCATGACAATAGGGACTACAGAAAATGGTATATTGTGTATAAACCTGGCCTCTCTAATCGCCTCCTTATGTGCCTGGAACATCTTGACGTTGTTCATGTTCGACTGCCAATATTTCACATATCCTCCATGGTCTGCTGTCAACATCCACATGTCATTATGTGACCAAGTCATGGCCCTCACAGGGCTATCATGTGCCtgtgaaaacattaaaacatttgtAAACATTATGTAGAAGAATATATGACAGAAGGCTTGACAGGAGCATATATTAACTCACAAGAACGATTTGTCCAATTTTAAGTTTAAGATGCCAATAAAGTAACTGTATCTCTCTAGTTCTTTACAGTACCACAGGAGGATGTGACCCTCTGATGATTACTGTTACCTGTAATATTGTTTCAAAATTGAAGGTGAGTCCATTCCACAAGGTGAATTCTCCACTAGAAGCTCCAGTGACCAACCGTCTTCCTTCTGGAGTCCACTAGGGAAGGCAAAAAAAGAATCTTAGCTAATTGTTGAAACACTTagaaagtatttataaaataatccaATAATCAACATTCAACAGACAATACTGACTTCCACTTAAGCAACAGTTCAGATTTATACGCAAGTACTTTGTCAGAAAAGAATCTGTATTAGTATTTTAGCTcattaactaaattaaaaatagtaaatgcATAGGGCTCCTGAATGACACCATCattaaagcatccaactcttggtttcaggctcaggtccttatctcagggtcatgagtgagaacaagccccatgtcaggctccatgctcagtatggagtctgcttgggattctctctttccctttccctttgcccctcccttcaTAGCCCtcaagtgttctctctctctcaaaatacataaatcattaaaaaaaaaaaaaagtaaatgcattAAAAGTCTCTGTTTAAGTTACACACATcaacacactttaaaaaacctttaaaagcaaaatatacaaagacCATATTTTCCAAGGATACATAGCAGgctaacataaataaaatggtgaGTCACCGAAACAACTCAGAGAAGGATTACATCTGCTACTGGACCAATTAAGGCAGAAAAGTTACTGGTGTTTTATGAAAAAAGTTGAGTACCAATTTAAGGACATCAAGGTTATCAAACTTTTCctggcaaataaatatatttaactaaAAATTATGACACACACAGTTGAAAAATATAAGTGTGGTTATAGGAACAGCAGGATGAGATATGTAAAGTGAAGACTATTTGGAAAACCTGACTTTTTACTGCTTACCAGCACAACATGATTTTTGATTATCATGAATAAAATCCTCCTACTTTCCTAGTTTGTTATCTGCTATGGATCCCAACCAAGTAAATACTACAGGCAACAGAACTATAGGCAACAGAACCCTGTCTTTTTATCCTGATATCTTGTAATTTGGACTATGTCTCCACTGTGTGCAAATATCTCCTGATACCTTACAGTTTGATCCCCAAATGAGAAATTTACCTAATGAACTATAACAAATACAATTTTATCCTTCTGTATTATGATACAAAATGCTCagattttatacatttcaaaacaattttctCTATTATGCTAAGATTAAAAATTAGCTGAACGCCAACCCTTTTAATCAAATTCCCTGGTAAACAAAATTACACTACATACTGGTTGGTTCTACCAACAAAATAAGTGTTTCTTTACTAATGTTTCTACTGCTTTAGGCCTCTAAAGTAAATAGGAGACCTAAACTGCAATATTTCCCCCAGACCTTTGGTTCTCCCTGCTCTCTACCGTACCTTCCTAATATCGAGGATTtgcctattttattgatttgccaCAACGTTTACCATTATTATCTTTCCTCTGTCCCATTTTTTTCCAATTCGTATTTGCTTAAATCTATTAACTCCATCCTACATTTCTAGACTTGAAATACTGCTAACCAACAAGTACATTCTTAgcaaaccacaaagaaaatgcTTATACTATCACAAATGGTAATACTAACTGGATGCCTGGGAGATGAAGATGGGAAGGCCTTTTATTACAAACCccttcaaattttcaaattttaaaccatgctaatctatttatttaaaaattaaacttttgggggggcacctgggtggctcaatgggttaagcctctgccttcggctcaggtcatggtctcagggtcctgggatcaagccccgcattgggctttctgctcggcagggagcccgtttctccctctgcctgcctctctgcctacctgtgatctctctccctctgtcaaataaataaataaaatctttttaaaaaaatttttttcatgcaatgtattgagtacctactatgtaccTTTATGAAGCTAAAAATTATGGTCAACCACTGGCCTTAGGTCTTTTCAGGTGTTTTCCTTACTAGTAACACCAAACAGTTTTTATTAACTTTGAGATGCTGTTTTCTGAACAGCAGCAAAAGCCACCCGACTATTCAAAAGTGAGCCTGAGCCCTACTACAATACAGATCCATGGCCTGCTCAGAGAATTCTATGGAAATTACATCATGAAGAACAATCCAAAAACCAATACCTTACTAAATGTGAATGTAATGGATAAATGGTGGggtattccaaaataaaattattagcaACACACCAATTTTTATCCCAGAtataagtttaaaataatttaattttgtcCTGTTAAATATGTATAGACTAACTCAggattaatttttcaaaaaaaaaaaaaaaatccaacagaatACTTACCCTAACAACAAATACTGGACACTTGACTTTATTTGTGGATGTTCGAACAAATTTTGTTGTTACTGCATTCATAGGATTATTCAACATCCCTATAGGTGGGACCagctacaaaaagagaaaattggaTTTGAAGAGCTCCTGATTACACACAGGACATGAAccagagaaagaacaagacagtTATTTCAACATTTAAAGACAAATTCAGGACTACACATGACTTTCAAAAAACTATTATTATAGATTATCATCAGTCTGCATTAGTTAAATTAAGAAAACTGAGATGCAGAAGAGTTAAATGTCCATTATTactaaacaaacaacaaaaccaaatatGCAGTATCTCTAATTACTTCTGAAGGTCAACACAATAAAACATGTTCACAATaaaccaaatttaaaattaaCCTTCCTATTCCAGACTCTGAGGCAGTACAATCTTCTGTTGGACATTTCTTTAAGCCCCAAATCAAAAGTTCTTACACcattaaagtaaaagaaaaattctaactgagattaaaaaaataatagtaataacccATGGAGTAAAGAGatgttattttctctctttaggaatgttttaattataaaaatgtataaagaaaagtccacgtggagcgcctgggtggctcagtgggttaagcctctgccttcagcttgggtcatgaactcagggtcctgcgatcgagtcccacatcgggctctctgctcagcggggagcctgcttccccatctctctcttgtctgcctctctgcctacttgtgatctctgtctgtcaaataaataaataaaatgtgtaaaaaaaaaaaaaaaagaaaagaaaaagaaacgtcCACGTCTGCGTTTGAGATCACACAGTTTTACATTCAAATATCCAAGCAAAGACGTTTATATTCAAATGTCCAAGCAAACTTAAGCTAGTATAACATATCTTAATACTTACATCATTATAATAACCTGCATCAGGCTGAATTGCCCGCATATCTCTCTGGTCTCTTTGCCATATTctattctgtttaaaaataaacaaattaattaatgtgGTCCAATTATACTCTGTTTGAAACtaaagtaaatattaattaaaatgtaagcTACTATCAAATGGGGAGAAAACAGGattaaaactttttcattatGCTCTAAAACAAAGGTAACAGTGGGTATCTTAAAGAGACCATATATCCTACTGACATTATTTAGAATTTCCCTCTTTACTCACCTTACCTTATCCCCAACCAATCACCCAAGATACTGCTGACCCCAACACATTCTCACTGaccatgctttaataaaaagaaaaaggataagagATAGGCACACGTCTCCCAATTCCTTCAAAATCCTCAGCACATGGGCGctttgggtggttcagtcgttaagcgtctgcctttggctcaggtcatgatcccagggtcctgggatcaagccccacattgggctccctgctcagcaggaagcatgcttctctctctcccactccccctgcttgtgttccctctctccctgtgtctctctctgtcaaatcaagaaataaaatcttgggaaaaaaaaattaaataaaaagtccTCAGTACAAAACAATTCCTGGTATGCCGCCTTTGGTTTTCTTAATTCCTCTCAACCTCTCCTAGACTAGTTTTCCACCTGAATTACCTGGAAAAACCTAAGTTTGTCTTCATCtctgaatatttttctcttatattgTTTGCAACATACTAATTATCCAATATGCAAACACGTCTTTAACAACAGTCTCAagtaagaaaaagcaaacaaattttCTTCATAGCAGTCCACAGCAAATCAAAACCTGATTAAAGTAACAGCATTAGTAATGAAAGCAAATTGCAGAGGCTAATTCCTAGGTGAAGACAAGTAAACAAAGAACTCAAAAGGGAGAAATATCAAGCAGAGATTTAGACAAATGCCTAATTGGCCTTTAGTTGCCATGTCAGGGTTGCTCTCACCCTAAAATGCTTGAATGTCAAGGAAGTGGAGCCCTTTTCTCTGACAGAGTGATCCACCACTAGGGGCTTGGAAAATCAGTGTTCCTTCAGCCAGTGCCTTGGACACACAAAACTGCTATTCTGAACATGTGTTCTCATAGAAACAATCCTATGTTGGTAGTCTCTTAACATTTCAAATATCCTGTGAGTTTAACAAGTGTTTTAAGGCTGGCCTTGGGATTAAAGTACCATTTTCTGAGATCTGCTGTGAACTTTGCTCTAAAAGTTTAAACtatgggatgtctgggtggctcagttggtaaagcctctgcctttgctcaggtcatgatcccagggtcctgggatcaagtcctgtttccagctccttgctccatgagccttctccctccgcctgcctttcccctgcttgtggcTCTTGTGCTTTCATGCGCGCGCTCACTCACGCTCTCTCACGtgcgcgctctctttctctctgccaaaaaaataaataaataaatgtttttaaaaaataaaagtctaaacTGTAAATCAGagcttaaattttataatttttgagaaGATGATTCATACATGCGGAAAGCAAACGAAGTACTAGTGACTGGCCAAATTTGAAATTCCCCTTCACCCCACTAATTCAAGAAACACAGTTATACTTATACTGCATTCTAAaaactttcttcttttgcaaaAGCCGAAGTCTGGTCATCAGAAGTGCATTAACTGGACTTACCTCCAAATACTTAATTACAGACGGATTATAGTCTATGGTTTTTCGGTTTACTGCTTTTCTCATCCGTTTTCCATCAAAGGTGAGCTGCTGCATTGCTTGCTGCTGTGCAAAATCAGGTCGCTTATAAAATAGTTGTCGAGGTGCTTGGTGTTGGAACCTTGGCATATGGAAAAAACGAGGAGGAGAACCAATTTCTGTAGCCATGGTGATGTATTCGTTCTAGGAGTCTAGAGTAAGGAAAATGTACTTTCACTACAAGTATCAGCACTGCAACAttacttgaaaacattttaaaatgaacatttttttatacttctctttcattttctagtAAGTATCATTTCTAGGTTTTAGTCTATTTACAAAatgaactattatttttttaagattttacttatctgtcagagagagagagagagcacgcgcgcaGAAGCAGAGCAAGCAACAGGCAGAAGCAGCAAGCTCTCTGccgggcaaggagcctgatgggggactggACCCCAGGAACGCCggtattatgacctgagccaacacttaaccgactgagccacccaggcatcccaaactaTTAGATTTAATGGTAGAGACCAGTTAGACATTTGATAAAGGCCAATTCACAAATTAAGTGCTAATGAGATTTATCGTAAAATTCAGCCTggtagaggggaaaaaacacaaTTTATAACAGCATGGGGTGAATGTGCTATGTAC belongs to Meles meles chromosome 9, mMelMel3.1 paternal haplotype, whole genome shotgun sequence and includes:
- the WDR33 gene encoding pre-mRNA 3' end processing protein WDR33 isoform X5 — translated: MATEIGSPPRFFHMPRFQHQAPRQLFYKRPDFAQQQAMQQLTFDGKRMRKAVNRKTIDYNPSVIKYLENRIWQRDQRDMRAIQPDAGYYNDLVPPIGMLNNPMNAVTTKFVRTSTNKVKCPVFVVRWTPEGRRLVTGASSGEFTLWNGLTFNFETILQAHDSPVRAMTWSHNDMWMLTADHGGYVKYWQSNMNNVKMFQAHKEAIREASFSPTDNKFATCSDDGTVRIWDFLRCHEERILRVFGYTTHGEELNP
- the WDR33 gene encoding pre-mRNA 3' end processing protein WDR33 isoform X6 — encoded protein: MATEIGSPPRFFHMPRFQHQAPRQLFYKRPDFAQQQAMQQLTFDGKRMRKAVNRKTIDYNPSVIKYLENRIWQRDQRDMRAIQPDAGYYNDLVPPIGMLNNPMNAVTTKFVRTSTNKVKCPVFVVRWTPEGRRLVTGASSGEFTLWNGLTFNFETILQAHDSPVRAMTWSHNDMWMLTADHGGYVKYWQSNMNNVKMFQAHKEAIREASFSPTDNKFATCSDDGTVRIWDFLRCHEERILREGET
- the WDR33 gene encoding pre-mRNA 3' end processing protein WDR33 isoform X4, producing MATEIGSPPRFFHMPRFQHQAPRQLFYKRPDFAQQQAMQQLTFDGKRMRKAVNRKTIDYNPSVIKYLENRIWQRDQRDMRAIQPDAGYYNDLVPPIGMLNNPMNAVTTKFVRTSTNKVKCPVFVVRWTPEGRRLVTGASSGEFTLWNGLTFNFETILQAHDSPVRAMTWSHNDMWMLTADHGGYVKYWQSNMNNVKMFQAHKEAIREASFSPTDNKFATCSDDGTVRIWDFLRCHEERILRVLLLLQICFANWASTMVNGNAEYTEKSSLHSSSYCCRLWSLVSRLFHWDSIYFSLGEEQVFSY